The nucleotide sequence TGTAGTTTATACAAGTGTAAATTAACCGGAAATCACCCCACCCCAACTTCCTCTCTCACAGTTCACACTTCTTAATCAGTCGTTCTCACACCATCAGCTTATCTCTCTCCAGCTGAACCCTTCCCTCCTGCATAGACTCTCCATATATTTCGAGCCGCAATGAGACATTGTGTTAATCAATTGTTACATGTTTTGCTACACATACAGTTTAAGTAAATGGACCTTTAATACCAAGCATATATGATCTGATTTTCGATAGTCTTTTGAGACTCTTGTTCTTTTGTCTTTGCTCATGTCAGACAGACCATGGACatcaaatcaaggtccataaagacatggatgagcgagtttggtgtggaggaacttgactggcctgcacagagtcctgacctcaaccctatagaacacctttgggatgaattagagtggagattgCAAACAATAACTGGGACAGACTGACTTTACATCCACTTGaatttaatatagagttggcccgccctttgtaACTTTAACaacttcagctcttctgggaaggctttccacaaggtttaggagtgtgtttatgggaatttttgaccattccacatTTACgcttttgtgaggtcaggcactgatgctggacgagaaggcctggctcgcagtctccgctctaattcatcccaaacgtgttctatcaggttgaggtcaggactttacaacaaactctctcatccatgtctttatagacattgctttgtgtactggtgcgcagtcatgctggtacaggaaggggtcatgaaattgtccaaaatgtcttggtatgctgaagcattaagagttcctttcactggaactaaggggccaagcccaacccctgaaaaacaacacctgaattcaatgatttggaggagtgtaagATATAGGATATAGTGTAAGAGAATAATagataaaaagagagataaGAGAGTATGAACTTATCGCTTAAAAAAGATTAAACAATTCAATCATTATTTCCCTAGACCTGTGTTCCCTGGACACactgtaaacataaacatttaagccttgtgttgatatttaaatcTCATGTAAATTACCTGGATGGAGCGCATCCTTGTGGTATATTCAAGTAAAGCCCAAAAGAACAGATACTTCTGTGCTAAATAGTACGCTACGGCCTGCGATACGTACTATTTAAATCATCTATGTAGTACGCAAGTATGCACAGCTCACGCTGATTGGCTGAGCGTGTGATGGGGCGGGGCAAAACCCAGCAGTTTTAAGAGGACAACTGTTCCTGTTTCCTCTCATTGTGGTGTGGGGGAAGTGGTAAGTTGTTTTTAAGTCTTATATCGTCAgtaattgttgttgttaataacaataatcataCTAGGGGTTTTCTTGGTAATTTTAAAATGGTGATATTTTCCCGAAGAGCCGTGAGGTTTATGAGAATATTTCGTCTCTCTAAGTTTGTTTTGAGCCTCAGTTCGCTGGGTAACTTTCGATATCGCTGCGTCTGCAGGATTCCTGACAGTTATTTCAACCTAGTGCTAAATCTCCATTCAGGGAAACGAAGCTTAAAAGTAGTGTAGCTTTAGTATACTAGAAATCCGCATTGATTATATTCCAAAAGCAAGCTTCtcgttgtttttttgttgtaacAATCTGACACAACCTCGGCTTCTCTGTTAGCCACCACGCTAAAGCCGGCGCCATTTTAAGTTTGCTGCCTCGCGCGCGCCTTTCCGCCATTCATTGTACGCTACTGACCGTGTGACGAAACGAAACTCACGATATTTTTTAATCGTCAGGATATAAAATCTAAGTTGTAATGTTCCATGCTTTCTTTCTGCATCGTTCTTGCACGATTATAATGCGCAGTcgcaggtttgttttttttttaaataatgaaatggtGTCCTTAGCATTAGCAAGCTAGCCAAGTGAAGAAGGAAGCTCTAGGAGCTGGCGGTAATCCTGCACCATGTCGGATTAAGCCcggaaaatgtattttaatgtgCTTTACTATGATTTGTTAATAGATATTTGTGCACTAGCATGCGTATAAGGAGCTTACTGGCGGGGTGAGTCATGTATATTCAAAGAGGAAGTAGAATTAGAGGCCTAGTGCTCCTCTTAGCTGCCTCTTGATGAACTTCAGCTCTACCATGAAGTCCTACATTTTCTAATTGATTTGTCGTGTTTGTAATGTAACTACAGGGAGATCTTGCTTCGCCCGTTTTCTCTTAAAAAGTTAAGAACGCTTTTTGTCTAATCAACCCTTTTGTCTGTTTGCTACAGTGTGTTTCAGGCTCTGCCTTCTGCTCACCCAAACAATGGTGAAGATCTTCGTAGGGAATCTGCCTCCTCAGGCAGAGAGCGATGAAATCAAATCCCTGTTTGCGCAGTATGGCACAGTCACAGAGTGTGCCATCATCAAGAACTTTGCCTTCGTTCATATGGACGATCGCAAGAATGCCACGAAGGCCATACGCAGCCTTCATTTATACAAGCTGCACGGCACCCCCATTAACGTCGAGGCCAGTCACGGCAAAAACCAGGGCCCGGTGAAGCTGCATGTGGCCAATGTGGAGAAGGGTGCTGAGGATGAGCTCAGGGCTCTGTTTGAAGAGTATGGAACAGTAACAGAGTGTTCGATTATAAAAAACTTTGCGTTTATACACATGAACAACTCTGATGAGGCCATGGATGCCATTAAGGGTTTGGACAACTCTGACTTCCAAGGTAATTCTCAGCATGAGTTTGTATTGAGTTCAGGTGTACATGCGATGAGGCTCAATTCGATGTttcattgattttatttttgtaataacccgatttctttatttctcaggCAAGAGGATTCACGTCCAACTCTCTAAAAGCCGTCCGCGAGGAGACGAGGATGGTTACGGTCCTCCTGAAAGAGGGGGCTATTGGCCACCCCGTTTCCCTGGTGACCACCCGCAGCCATGCCCGCCTGGTTTTGGCAGAGGCCGCTTTGGCCCTCCTGGTTACCCCCCTgcccctcctccacctccacccagACGGCCCCCCTTTCCTGGGGGTGGCTATGGTGGTGACCGTGATGGCAATGGGGTAGTGGATTATTATGAGAAATATCGAGCTCGTCCGTACGGCATGTCCTCATTTGAGGATCGCCGTATGGGCGGCATTCCACCACCCCCGCCGCCCCCTTCAGGCATGATGAGAGAACGCATACCCCCTTCCAGTCTCGACCCCTACGATCGACGCCCTCTCCCACCCCCACCGTCTTCGTTTTACCGCGATCGTAGTCCCATTGGAAGGGCACCGCCAGCCCCTCCAGCGCCTGCTGGAAATGGCTATTCATATGAGCGCTCCCGTCTCTCCCCTCTTTCCATGTCTCGGAACCCAATGTACAATGCGCCTCGTTCCAGGGACCCCTACAGTGACAGGGTGCCTCCGCCACCACCTGCGCGCTATACATACTAAAGTGAATCTCTGCACTTGTGTACCCAAGGTGAGGCCTAAGGGGCTTAAAAGTGTTTTCCTAGAGCACGATCCAGTCTTTCACTTAAACTTGCGTTGCGCGCTGTTGAATGATGCGTAACGTGAGGGGGAATGCTTAATATGCGGCTGTATCAGCTAATGTGATTTAATGCTAAGGCTTAAATGAACTGACCGTGTGGTCTAGTTAAGACGCGTAAAGGTAAAATAAATTTGCGAAAAGCCAACattgtatatataattaaaacacaGTGGACTTGATCAGTGCAGTATCATAAATGGTTCTCTCAGGCACTTGACTTATGTGGTTTGCTCTCTTTTCAGGTGTAATTTATTCGACAAGATCGTCGTCGTTGTCTCCAGGTGCACATGATGCGATTCGCCCCTCGTCTGACGGAGCGCGTTTCGTTTGCCTGCGCCTCGCTTATCAGAAGAGTTCTAGTGCGGACTTCACGCTTTAAACTTAATGATTTTACCCGATTCAGTTTCGTCCTCTTGGTTAAAGTGTAATAATTTGCTCATTCTGTTcggcttgttttttttactgtatagaGTTCATTAGGGTATTGGACTGAAGGCATCAAACGGACAAGCTAAAAGTTTTAGATCTTGTCAAGCCGATAACTCTTAAAGCTGTTTGTTCAAACTTGTGTACAattttgtgactttttttttttcccctttctgtgagatcaaaacattttgttttatttgaaccCCTTCCCTCTTTTGTTCAACCCTGTAACAACGTTTGAACAAGTGCCACGTCTTTAGAATTAATGGGTACACACGTGCGCCTTGCGatctaaacatttttaatagatCAGCAATAACTGCGACTACTGTTCAGTTGAGGTTTTTCCTTTTAGATTGAAATTTAGTCAGAATGGCATCCCCTCTAATACGATGATGTACTCTTTTAGGGAtcgtttcttttttaaaataaaaagtctgaCTCTAATGCGtcgttttgtttttgtcttcctCTTTTAagcataaattaaataattcagtGTGTCAGTTTGAAGGTTAAATGCGTCACGTGAGCGTGCGTGAGAAATGCAACACCTCCCTGCTTAGCTGTCTGTTGGGAATGCAGTGGAAATGGCAATTTCATTTTATGACGCCTTGTTGAGCGAAACTCGCTATTAAATTGTGCCCTTCGTATCCCCCTCTAACGCTAAACCCCCTGTTTCCTCATGCCTAACAGCCATGTCTAACTCTCTCTTCTGAGTGCTGTAAGCCTTGAAGTGTGGTCAATGACAAAGTTTAAGCACTTTTAAAACACAAGCAGCCCTTAAAAGGCTTGAATGTTGACTGATCCAAACTCAGGTAAGTTGattgtggtgtgttttttaatgatCTTGCATGTCTTTAAGTTAtaagaggaaggagagaaaagCAATAAGGCTGTTATATACGGGGAGTTCACAGGAAATATAAATTAGGGTAGTTCTTTCACAGGGTGGGTTTTAGCTGCCTAGTAATGGGTTTAAAAACTAAGCATGGTTTTATAATTCTTATTATAGTACTGTTTGAGGGAGTGATTTTAGATTCTTGTGAACCTTACCAAAACTAGAAAAGCTGGCTGTTCAGGTTACACTTCCTCATGGCTGTATATTGTCTAGTACAGGGTAGTGCCAAGGGGTAGATTTTCCTTCCAGGTTATGCCctccattattattaataataataataatgatgagaTTGTTACTTAGGTGTAGGGATCTGTGAACGTTTGTAAATGTTTCTTTTAGAACTGTTTTGATAAATGTATGCTGGTTACGTACTTTTTGGAATGATATTTTTCAGACGAGCTTCAATTCATGaaattttacaataaaaaaaataatttcagtaAAAGTTGtactgtgttttttcccctcccatCATCCTTCCACTACAAGTTGTGAATGAATGCAAGacagatttatatttttaataatgaatgaatgtttctGGTATTCCAGTGGGTTAATGAAACAAAAGTAATAggaatattaatattttgtttacaattctggcaaagtaaataaatagcaaGAGAAATGAGTTGATGTTTATTCAGGGCAATAACTGCGTCATCAGGGTCGCCCTGACAACAGGActgtttcaattcaattaaaataaactttaaaaaaaaaataaataaataaaaaatctctcCCCATAGTTGAAATGACAAATGATCAATCTCGTAATACAACagcttcaaaacaaacaaaaaagttgtTTTGATTTTCATCGATTTTTTTAACACTTGAAAGCCGTATTTTGGGGGGCGTGTCCTTTGGCGGAAGTGCTCCGTGCACTTCCCGTCGACGCCATTTCGTGATATATTCATTTGGCGGTTGCTTTCGTAGTGGGTTTTTCCTACGGTAAGAGGTGGATGTTTGAAACCAATGTGtgtcttcattaaaaaaaagtatttcataGAAGATTTCATAAATACATAGAAGATATTTTGTACTGGttccccccccttttttttcttttttcccctccttgtTGCCTAGTTACGTCTCTCGGGGAGCTAACTTGGTTAGCTAGGCTAGCGCTAACTTTTATGGCCTCAGGTTTGATAACACGGTGTTTGTTCGCGAGACACACTAAATAGTTTACTGGAGAAAAGATAAACAAACGAGTGACtgacttattattttttttcctgtacatACTATTTTGTAGTACATAAATGGGCGGTTTTAACTTTAGTGGCTTTGCTAACGACGCACCGATGGTCGGTTATTCACAGAGAGTCGCGTCGTGGCTCGCGACTCTCTTATTCAGCAAGAGTTTGAAGACCGGATAAACACTCGAGGTTACTGACTCCATAATGGCGTTAATAACACAGCTAGTGCAACTTGTCCATCGTGTTGGCTTAGCTGGGCCATTCCATACCCCGTTTAAACGCTGTAGGTGTAGTCGgtggtgttttcttttctctctctctctctcccccttggCATTAATCGTGTATCATCGATATGTTGTGATCGGTGTAAAAGTGACAGGTGAATGACTCCGAGTTCAGTAGAGACTCGCGTTAAAAGTTAGCAAAGCTAGCTAAACCATATCGCTCAACGAAACTTGTATAACGTGCATTTCGCAACTATACTTTCTACCCAGGAACAATAAATCGGCAGTAAAGATGGTTAAGATCTTTGTTGGCAACCTTTCCTCGAGTGCGACCAAAGAAGACCTGCGCAGTCTTTTCTCACAATATGGCAAAGTTGCGGAGTGCGACGTGCTGAGAAACTTTGGCTTTGTGCACATGGATTCCCAAAAGGAGGCCGAGGAGGCAGTCCGCAAACTCCACCACCACGAACTGAACGGGCAGGCCATTAATGTGGAGATGAGTCGAGGGAAGCCCAAAGGAACCACCAAACTGCATGTAGGCAACATAAGCAGTACCTGCACTAATCAGGAGCTGCGCGCCAAGTTTGAGGAGTTTGGCCCTGTGGTTGAGTGCGATATTGTGAAGGACTATGCCTTCGTACACATGGAGCAAAGGGAAGATGCCATGGAGGCCATCAATATGCTGAACAACGCGACCTTTCAAGGTGAACTCTCACAGACCACGAAGAAAGGCAGTGCTATTCAGAGTGTAATCTTTCTCTTGTTAACTAATTagttagagattttttttttctctacattCATGTAACGTTTCTGTGCGTGAGTAAATTTGTGCAGCTAGTCCTTGATTAGACTATGCAACATGCACAGTGAGTCTTTGGGTTTTGTTCATGCTCTTGGATTTGATGGCAAAAGCGAAAGTTTATTTTACAATGTCTTGCGTgtcttctcttcctctcataAGGCAAGGTGATAAATGTACAACTGTCCACCAGTCGCCTCCGCACTGTGCCTGGCATGGGAGACATAACCGGCTGTTACGTCTGCGGAGAACCCGGTCACTGGTCCAAAGACTGCAGGCGTGGTCAGAATGGTAGCTATGGCGGCGGTCACATGGGGGGAGTCCGTGGTGCCAGGGGTTTCCCTAGAGCAGGTCCTGCTTATGGCAGTGGAGGCCCTGCAGCGTTCCCCACCCGGAGCTATCCCACAACACTGCCCCCTATCCCGACAGTGAGCCACACCCCCACCTATGGGATTTCACGAGAGTAT is from Hemibagrus wyckioides isolate EC202008001 linkage group LG07, SWU_Hwy_1.0, whole genome shotgun sequence and encodes:
- the rbm4.3 gene encoding LOW QUALITY PROTEIN: RNA-binding protein 4.3 (The sequence of the model RefSeq protein was modified relative to this genomic sequence to represent the inferred CDS: deleted 1 base in 1 codon), coding for MVKIFVGNLPPQAESDEIKSLFAQYGTVTECAIIKNFAFVHMDDRKNATKAIRSLHLYKLHGTPINVEASHGKNQGPVKLHVANVEKGAEDELRALFEEYGTVTECSIIKNFAFIHMNNSDEAMDAIKGLDNSDFQGKRIHVQLSKSRPRGDEDGYGPPERGGYWPPRFPGDHPQPCPPGFGRGRFGPPGYPPAPPPPPPRRPPFPGGGYGGDRDGNGVVDYYEKYRARPYGMSSFEDRRMGGIPPPPPPPSGMMRERIPPSSLDPYDRRPLPPPPSSFYRDRSPIGRARQPLQRLLEMAIHMSAPVSPLFPCLGTQCTMRLVPGTPTVTGCLRHHLRAIHTKVNLCTCVPKV
- the rbm4.2 gene encoding RNA-binding protein 4.2 isoform X1, translated to MVKIFVGNLSSSATKEDLRSLFSQYGKVAECDVLRNFGFVHMDSQKEAEEAVRKLHHHELNGQAINVEMSRGKPKGTTKLHVGNISSTCTNQELRAKFEEFGPVVECDIVKDYAFVHMEQREDAMEAINMLNNATFQGKVINVQLSTSRLRTVPGMGDITGCYVCGEPGHWSKDCRRGQNGSYGGGHMGGVRGARGFPRAGPAYGSGGPAAFPTRSYPTTLPPIPTVSHTPTYGISREYAAEARYLSKPSSVYPTIERSTSYERDRYSIDYYEKYRARPFASSYLEDRRLSIPPPPPLSSSSLSRMRLAPSSLDPYDRRALPPPSSVASVYYSRDRSPIRRVGVGSEGYSYERSRLSPVTRSSSYSVSRSRDTPTDRARYDY
- the rbm4.2 gene encoding RNA-binding protein 4.2 isoform X2 is translated as MVKIFVGNLSSSATKEDLRSLFSQYGKVAECDVLRNFGFVHMDSQKEAEEAVRKLHHHELNGQAINVEMSRGKPKGTTKLHVGNISSTCTNQELRAKFEEFGPVVECDIVKDYAFVHMEQREDAMEAINMLNNATFQGALKQQDFLLAIIPSTFLWSIEIFLEAQLDWI